One window of Curtobacterium sp. 458 genomic DNA carries:
- a CDS encoding DEAD/DEAH box helicase family protein, giving the protein MSGGFKFDSSQQYQLDAIKSVVDLFDGQPKDAEKLETTLRGQIAAVDETSNTALDLDLSQEVGAVGNRLVLDRDTVLANLQRVQDKNGLEVSSKLFDGALDFDIEMETGTGKTYVYLRTIFELAERYNFTKFVILVPSVAIREGVNTSIRLMRSHFEDLYKKRNITFDSSVYSGQNAEEVQSFATSTNVQIMVMTIASLRGDKNTRVIHQTRDKLNGLRPIDYLKATHPVVIMDEPQNMESLLSQSAVGELDPVFTLRYSATHKKLRNVVYRLDPVDAHDLGLVKQIVVADVQQQGADATPYIKLIDVRNDKGWVARLELSCRKADGSLERRVVNVKQNQELSDPRLTGNARYEGWRINEMSLEPSFVDLTLHSGYLHQGEAIGGASGAIYKEMIRETIKEHLRKETQLRFKRIKVLSLFFIDKVESFLGDGANNVDANGQFVQWFDELFREERAKSPQWQELLPQDPAELRRGYFSVLKGKKGAADTFQDTTGATKADDDAYELIMQQKERLLDESESVRFIFSHSALREGWDNPNVFQICTLREMGAETERRQTLGRGLRLPVAQRDGGYERVADRGIATLTVIANESYKQFADALQKEYKDAGVEIGRVRKAEFSKIPLQAPDGSLSDENLGYAGSVSIWEHLLSQRFIDQDGVVQPKFQPNTLGFSLNMPVDFAWAEPFVIELVGRANIGKYIKPKSKRHARTINKQLFANPEFEQFWETISRRTTYRVEVERDEIVEKSIDAIEAAPEIEPLRIQVTRAGLKVLRGGAKGQELGSRQQELKGGYDLPDVIGELQEATSLTRKTIVDILVGSGRLEEFIANPNDFIAMAKRILRNTLAELVVNGVQYERIAGSVYELRELRKDGEEEKERFLDQMYKLENTEKSNFDYVVYDSDPERQFAELLDGREDIKLFMKLPDKFKIDTPVGPYNPDWAIVKHEDGEERVYMIRETKSTENELKRRPTENAKIKSAKRHFEAIGVGNYAVSVPGKWRV; this is encoded by the coding sequence ATGAGCGGCGGATTCAAATTCGATTCAAGCCAGCAGTATCAGCTCGATGCGATCAAGTCGGTCGTCGACCTCTTCGATGGACAGCCGAAGGATGCCGAGAAGCTGGAGACGACACTTCGGGGCCAGATTGCCGCAGTCGACGAGACGAGCAATACGGCGCTTGATCTTGACCTGTCTCAGGAAGTCGGCGCGGTGGGCAACCGCCTCGTCCTCGATCGTGACACAGTCCTCGCAAACCTCCAGCGCGTGCAGGACAAGAACGGTCTGGAGGTGTCCTCGAAGCTGTTCGACGGGGCGCTCGACTTTGACATCGAGATGGAGACGGGTACTGGCAAGACCTACGTGTATCTGCGCACGATCTTCGAGCTTGCCGAGCGGTACAACTTCACGAAGTTCGTCATTCTCGTGCCAAGTGTTGCGATCCGTGAGGGCGTGAACACGAGCATCCGGCTCATGCGCTCACACTTCGAAGACCTCTACAAGAAGCGAAACATCACCTTCGATTCGTCCGTCTACAGCGGTCAGAACGCAGAGGAGGTTCAGTCGTTCGCGACGTCGACCAACGTGCAGATCATGGTGATGACGATCGCTTCCCTTCGCGGCGACAAGAACACGCGCGTCATTCATCAGACCCGTGACAAGCTGAACGGCCTCCGGCCGATCGACTACCTCAAGGCGACGCATCCGGTCGTCATCATGGACGAGCCGCAGAACATGGAGTCGTTGCTGTCGCAGTCGGCTGTCGGCGAGCTCGATCCAGTCTTCACACTCCGATACAGCGCCACGCACAAGAAGCTGCGCAACGTCGTCTATCGGCTCGACCCGGTCGATGCTCACGACCTCGGTCTGGTGAAGCAGATCGTTGTGGCCGACGTCCAGCAGCAAGGCGCTGACGCCACCCCGTACATCAAGCTCATCGATGTCCGAAACGACAAGGGCTGGGTCGCGCGTCTCGAACTCTCTTGCCGCAAGGCAGATGGCTCGCTCGAGCGGCGGGTCGTCAACGTCAAGCAGAACCAGGAACTGTCAGATCCACGCCTGACTGGCAACGCTCGCTATGAGGGATGGCGCATCAATGAGATGAGCTTGGAGCCTTCATTCGTCGACTTGACGCTCCACTCCGGCTATCTGCACCAGGGCGAGGCTATTGGTGGCGCCTCGGGTGCGATCTACAAGGAGATGATCCGCGAGACGATCAAGGAACACCTGCGCAAAGAAACCCAGCTGCGTTTCAAGCGCATCAAGGTGCTGAGCCTGTTCTTCATTGACAAGGTCGAGAGTTTCCTCGGCGACGGCGCCAACAATGTCGACGCAAACGGTCAGTTCGTTCAGTGGTTCGATGAGCTGTTCCGCGAGGAGCGCGCGAAGTCTCCGCAATGGCAGGAGCTACTGCCGCAAGATCCGGCTGAACTGCGACGCGGCTACTTCTCTGTCCTCAAGGGCAAGAAGGGCGCGGCCGACACATTCCAGGACACGACGGGCGCGACAAAAGCGGATGATGATGCCTACGAGCTCATCATGCAGCAGAAGGAACGCCTACTCGACGAGAGCGAGTCGGTGCGGTTCATCTTCAGCCACTCGGCCCTCCGAGAGGGCTGGGACAACCCGAACGTGTTCCAGATCTGCACCCTGCGCGAGATGGGCGCGGAGACAGAGCGGCGGCAGACCCTTGGCCGAGGACTGCGTCTGCCAGTCGCTCAGCGCGATGGCGGTTACGAACGTGTTGCCGACCGTGGCATCGCCACTCTAACGGTGATCGCGAACGAGTCCTACAAACAGTTCGCGGACGCCCTCCAGAAGGAATACAAAGACGCCGGAGTCGAGATCGGCCGGGTACGTAAGGCCGAGTTCTCGAAGATCCCACTGCAAGCACCGGACGGATCGCTCTCGGACGAAAACCTCGGCTACGCGGGTTCTGTGTCTATCTGGGAGCACCTCCTGTCGCAGCGCTTTATCGACCAGGACGGCGTCGTACAGCCGAAGTTCCAGCCCAACACGCTCGGCTTCAGCTTGAACATGCCTGTCGACTTCGCGTGGGCGGAGCCCTTCGTGATCGAGCTCGTCGGCCGCGCGAACATCGGCAAATACATCAAGCCGAAGAGCAAGCGGCACGCTCGAACGATCAACAAGCAACTGTTCGCCAACCCCGAGTTCGAACAGTTCTGGGAGACGATCAGCCGCCGCACGACCTATCGGGTCGAGGTTGAACGAGACGAGATTGTCGAGAAGTCGATCGACGCGATCGAGGCTGCGCCCGAGATCGAGCCACTGCGCATCCAGGTCACCCGCGCTGGCTTGAAGGTGCTTCGAGGTGGCGCCAAGGGCCAGGAACTCGGCTCACGCCAGCAGGAGCTCAAGGGCGGCTACGACCTGCCAGATGTCATCGGTGAGCTCCAGGAAGCCACCTCCCTTACCCGGAAGACCATTGTCGACATCCTTGTCGGGAGCGGCCGGCTCGAAGAGTTCATCGCAAACCCCAACGACTTCATTGCCATGGCGAAGCGCATCCTACGCAACACACTCGCCGAGCTTGTCGTCAATGGCGTCCAGTACGAGCGGATTGCGGGCTCTGTCTACGAACTGCGTGAGCTCCGCAAGGACGGCGAGGAGGAGAAGGAACGCTTCCTCGACCAGATGTACAAGCTCGAAAACACGGAGAAGTCGAACTTCGATTACGTGGTGTACGACTCTGATCCGGAGCGCCAGTTTGCCGAGCTGCTTGATGGGCGCGAGGACATCAAGCTCTTCATGAAGCTGCCGGACAAGTTCAAGATCGACACCCCAGTCGGACCGTACAACCCAGACTGGGCCATCGTGAAGCACGAGGACGGCGAGGAGCGTGTGTACATGATTCGCGAGACGAAGAGCACCGAGAATGAGTTGAAGCGACGCCCGACCGAGAATGCCAAGATCAAGTCCGCGAAGCGTCACTTCGAGGCCATCGGCGTCGGCAACTACGCGGTGTCTGTGCCCGGGAAGTGGCGAGTGTGA
- a CDS encoding SNF2-related protein, which produces MTLLSDYQAKYFAHELQRSYANDHVGKLAGLLFDAQVEPKPHQIDAALFALQTPFLPGVILADEVGLGKTIEAGIVISQYWAERKRRILIIAPSSLRQQWKQELFEKFLIPSTIIDAKTKDPLLAKSETRSAEVLICSYEFALRHETSLLKPWDLVVADEAHRLRSYWNGKAKMAEAVSHVARGAHKTVLLTATPLQNKLEELYGLVSIFDPNYFYSLDAFRERYIKNRDLTGDNDLVERVAAISKRTLRKDANKYIRFTQRMPLTVEFTPSPEEVRLYDLVNDYLQRDELFAFAGSQRHLSALIIRKRLGSSTFAVASTLENIANRLADEVASGMRRDNRGGLFLADFEADDEVDEEIVEEAEATAAQPSSARLNEETLKLMHAEVDELREYAALARSITTNQKAVKLNEALDLGFDRLRELGAAEKAIIFTDSTKTQEYIARTLANAGRGEGVVLFNGSNSAPEQTAIYNAWLKANQDSDLITGIPAVDRRKALVDYFREHGTIMIATEAAAEGINLQFCSMLVNYDLPWNPQRVEQRIGRVHRFGQQHNVVVVNFSNKGNLAEQRILELLTNKFQLFSSVFGASDEVLGAVEDGLDFEKRISDILTRCRTAGEIDAAFRELENQFAGEISQEMANAKAKVFDNLDPHVQDRLKAYDEQSGDVLNKFERLLLAITQYELRDVASFDEDGRTFVLNEAPTSDAKPGRYFFKSKPLPNAHQYRYASPLAQYVAETAKSHQTPPRELTFSIGQSARATNAVKKLQGKSGELIVDLLTFTMRARDEDISESYMLAGGMTDDGVYLDEEYVADILDLACLQVGAEPVSVDAHQLEPHLNARVSELEKEVQGRNSRYYDQQEELLYRNQQDRKAEHEGKIREYRAKEKDARKAARQADDPMEQLKLKREARKWERRADEADDEFRNARKKLQSEIDEKLDMIEQSLQGTQSTEHLFAIRWRIAP; this is translated from the coding sequence ATGACTCTACTCAGCGACTATCAGGCGAAGTACTTCGCGCACGAGCTGCAGCGCAGCTATGCGAACGATCATGTCGGCAAGCTGGCCGGGTTGCTTTTCGACGCGCAGGTAGAGCCGAAGCCGCATCAGATTGATGCAGCGCTGTTCGCCCTGCAGACTCCGTTCCTGCCCGGAGTGATCCTGGCGGATGAGGTCGGACTCGGTAAGACAATCGAAGCGGGAATCGTCATCTCGCAGTACTGGGCCGAGCGGAAACGCCGCATCCTCATCATCGCGCCGTCCAGCCTGCGTCAACAGTGGAAGCAGGAGCTCTTCGAGAAGTTCCTGATTCCCTCGACGATCATCGATGCGAAGACGAAGGACCCGCTGCTCGCCAAGTCCGAGACGCGCTCCGCTGAGGTACTGATCTGCTCTTACGAGTTCGCACTGCGTCACGAGACATCGCTTCTCAAGCCATGGGATCTGGTCGTCGCTGACGAAGCGCACCGCTTGCGGAGCTACTGGAACGGCAAAGCCAAGATGGCCGAGGCTGTTTCGCATGTAGCTCGCGGTGCGCATAAGACCGTGCTGCTCACCGCGACGCCTCTTCAGAACAAGCTGGAGGAGCTCTACGGACTGGTCTCGATCTTCGACCCGAACTACTTCTACTCCCTTGATGCCTTCCGCGAGCGGTATATCAAGAACCGCGACCTGACTGGTGACAATGATCTGGTCGAGCGTGTCGCGGCGATCTCGAAGCGCACGCTGCGCAAGGACGCCAATAAATACATTCGATTCACGCAACGCATGCCGTTGACGGTCGAGTTCACGCCTTCGCCTGAAGAGGTCCGGCTTTACGATCTCGTGAACGACTACCTGCAACGCGACGAGCTCTTCGCGTTCGCCGGGAGCCAGAGGCACCTCTCGGCGCTCATCATTCGCAAACGTCTGGGTTCGTCGACCTTCGCAGTCGCGAGCACCCTTGAGAACATCGCCAACCGCCTCGCCGACGAGGTGGCGTCTGGGATGCGCCGTGACAATCGAGGCGGCCTCTTCCTGGCGGATTTCGAAGCCGATGACGAAGTCGACGAGGAGATCGTCGAGGAAGCCGAAGCAACTGCGGCTCAGCCAAGCTCCGCGAGGCTCAACGAAGAGACGCTGAAACTGATGCATGCTGAGGTCGACGAGCTGCGTGAGTATGCCGCCTTGGCTCGTTCGATCACAACCAATCAGAAGGCCGTGAAGCTGAACGAGGCGCTGGATCTCGGCTTCGACCGGCTCAGAGAGTTGGGCGCGGCTGAGAAGGCGATTATCTTCACTGACTCGACGAAGACGCAGGAGTACATCGCGCGGACGCTTGCTAATGCTGGCCGCGGCGAGGGCGTCGTGCTCTTCAACGGCTCCAACAGCGCGCCCGAGCAGACTGCGATCTACAACGCTTGGCTCAAGGCCAACCAAGACAGCGACCTGATCACCGGCATCCCGGCAGTCGACCGGCGCAAGGCACTCGTTGATTACTTCCGCGAGCACGGCACGATCATGATTGCCACCGAGGCCGCAGCCGAGGGCATCAACTTGCAGTTCTGCTCGATGCTCGTGAACTATGACCTGCCATGGAACCCGCAGCGAGTCGAGCAACGCATCGGTCGCGTGCATCGCTTCGGGCAACAGCACAACGTCGTTGTCGTGAACTTCAGCAACAAGGGCAACCTCGCCGAGCAGCGCATCCTGGAGCTGCTGACCAACAAGTTCCAGCTGTTCTCGAGCGTGTTCGGCGCAAGCGACGAGGTGCTTGGTGCGGTTGAGGACGGACTCGACTTCGAGAAGCGGATCAGCGACATTCTCACCCGCTGCAGAACCGCTGGCGAGATTGATGCCGCGTTCAGGGAGCTCGAGAATCAGTTCGCGGGTGAGATCTCGCAGGAGATGGCAAACGCCAAGGCGAAGGTCTTCGACAACCTCGACCCGCACGTTCAGGATCGTTTGAAGGCGTACGACGAGCAGTCGGGCGATGTGCTCAACAAGTTCGAGCGGCTCTTGCTGGCAATCACGCAATACGAGCTCCGCGATGTTGCTTCGTTCGATGAGGACGGCCGCACCTTTGTCCTGAATGAAGCACCGACGAGTGACGCGAAGCCAGGCCGATACTTCTTTAAGTCGAAGCCGCTACCGAACGCTCATCAGTATCGGTACGCCAGCCCGCTTGCTCAGTACGTCGCGGAGACCGCCAAGTCGCATCAGACGCCGCCCCGCGAGCTGACCTTCTCGATCGGCCAGTCGGCGCGCGCGACGAACGCCGTCAAAAAGCTCCAGGGCAAGAGCGGCGAGCTGATCGTTGATCTCCTCACCTTCACCATGCGAGCGCGCGACGAGGACATCTCAGAGTCGTACATGCTTGCCGGTGGTATGACTGATGACGGCGTCTACCTCGATGAGGAGTACGTCGCCGACATTCTCGACCTCGCTTGCCTGCAGGTCGGCGCAGAGCCCGTCTCGGTCGACGCTCACCAGCTCGAGCCGCATCTCAACGCCCGTGTTTCGGAGCTAGAGAAAGAGGTGCAGGGGCGGAACTCCCGCTACTACGACCAGCAGGAAGAGCTGCTTTACAGGAATCAGCAAGACCGCAAGGCCGAGCACGAGGGCAAGATCCGTGAGTATCGGGCCAAGGAGAAGGACGCACGCAAGGCTGCGCGCCAGGCCGATGACCCGATGGAGCAACTCAAGCTCAAGCGCGAGGCACGCAAGTGGGAGCGTCGCGCCGACGAAGCCGACGACGAATTCCGGAATGCCCGCAAGAAGCTTCAATCGGAGATTGACGAAAAGCTCGACATGATCGAACAGTCGCTCCAAGGAACACAGAGCACGGAGCACCTCTTCGCTATCCGGTGGCGCATCGCCCCCTGA
- a CDS encoding AAA family ATPase, with translation MTLNEDLASWLTMRPDWQKDAVARFCRNEALSADDVSAIADQLIAGTYPTAANVEAADIPGSTAAGDPVSLVKVSGVEGINALATGQTLSFGAAGLTVAFGNNASGKSGYARLIREAVTARVKDAQLLGDVFSDTDTEQSAKLDFKVGANDATWDLGETQSIELSRIRFYDEDCGDAYVTTASEANYRPSALTILDHLSEACEAVAAELSRRLGTNQTERPQLPMLQPGTPASAFLSGISATTTSAAIEDAITLAEDHGAQLAKQLAAEARLKGSDPTKEKDRLTALGRDWSAVAVHARTVEDALGENEQRELKDLQQRVVDLQEAARIASARTFDTEPLPSVGSDTWRALWEAARKFSVGDAYHDHDFPVTSGDAVCVLCQQPLNEQAADRLARFEAFVKDTTSRDADTASKARAMFRSHFVDLQTLPIAVSAAINRLQEAGEDVQSVLDWFDTGTRAAAAAVAWIDGEPGVDLLPLADSFRSMAATREQALMTEAGAIDASTFARTLTTTSKKVVELQDAKTLHEARAAIEAEVTRLVERKAIEDVRRLTATNAITTKRGELTETYVTAEVRDHFTRETERLDLRRVTLNRTGRGRNSALEHQPSLLGSRRNAVVDQVLSEGEQTALGLAGFLTEVELDKSLSSVVFDDPVSSLDAERRSKVALRLVELASERQVIVFTHEITFVHALLKAAMSKSVATTTRSIQRMGGTQPGLIAEQLPWAAKDIPERINKLEADLARLRRERETLTDDDYTDRTAQIAGRLSEALERAMNLLIVNELVDRGTNEVQTRMLKILPRFTQADHDEFQAAYSKTSSWAARHDNAPEENYVAPTVDELCEEVAWLKVWHARVKQYAR, from the coding sequence ATGACCCTCAATGAGGACTTGGCGAGCTGGCTTACTATGCGGCCTGATTGGCAGAAGGACGCCGTCGCGCGCTTCTGTCGCAACGAGGCGTTGTCCGCGGATGATGTGTCCGCCATTGCGGATCAGTTGATCGCGGGAACCTACCCCACCGCTGCAAACGTAGAGGCTGCTGACATTCCGGGTTCGACAGCCGCAGGAGATCCCGTCAGCCTCGTTAAGGTGTCGGGCGTCGAGGGCATCAACGCGCTCGCCACAGGTCAGACCCTCTCGTTCGGTGCCGCGGGACTGACGGTCGCCTTCGGCAACAACGCCAGCGGCAAGTCCGGGTACGCGCGGCTGATCCGAGAAGCCGTTACCGCTCGCGTCAAGGACGCGCAGCTACTTGGTGATGTTTTCTCGGATACGGATACTGAGCAGTCGGCGAAGCTCGACTTCAAGGTTGGTGCTAACGACGCGACGTGGGATCTCGGAGAGACACAGAGCATCGAGCTATCCCGAATCCGCTTCTACGACGAGGACTGCGGTGATGCGTATGTCACGACCGCCTCGGAAGCCAACTACCGGCCATCAGCGCTCACGATTCTCGACCACCTGTCCGAAGCTTGCGAAGCGGTCGCGGCTGAACTCAGTCGCCGACTTGGCACGAACCAGACCGAGCGACCGCAGCTTCCGATGCTCCAGCCAGGAACTCCAGCATCAGCGTTCCTTTCAGGCATCTCGGCCACCACTACAAGTGCCGCGATCGAGGACGCCATCACACTGGCCGAGGATCATGGTGCGCAGCTTGCGAAGCAGCTCGCGGCGGAGGCGCGGCTCAAGGGAAGCGACCCGACGAAAGAGAAAGACCGTCTCACAGCGCTCGGCCGGGACTGGTCAGCTGTTGCAGTTCACGCCAGGACGGTAGAGGACGCACTGGGAGAAAACGAGCAGCGTGAGCTAAAAGACCTGCAACAGAGGGTCGTCGACCTTCAGGAAGCGGCGCGCATTGCATCCGCTCGCACATTCGATACGGAGCCTTTGCCGAGTGTCGGCTCTGACACCTGGCGGGCGCTGTGGGAAGCCGCGCGCAAGTTCTCAGTCGGCGACGCCTACCACGATCACGACTTCCCGGTGACAAGCGGTGACGCAGTCTGCGTCCTCTGCCAGCAGCCGCTGAACGAGCAGGCCGCCGACCGACTCGCTCGGTTCGAGGCGTTCGTCAAAGACACAACGTCGAGGGACGCGGACACCGCCTCCAAAGCACGGGCGATGTTCAGGAGCCACTTCGTCGATCTTCAGACCCTCCCTATCGCAGTTTCCGCAGCAATCAATCGACTACAAGAGGCCGGCGAAGACGTGCAGTCGGTGCTCGACTGGTTTGATACCGGGACGCGCGCAGCTGCTGCAGCCGTCGCCTGGATCGATGGAGAGCCCGGCGTCGATCTACTTCCGCTCGCGGACTCGTTCAGAAGCATGGCGGCTACGCGCGAGCAAGCGTTGATGACGGAGGCGGGAGCTATCGACGCATCGACCTTCGCCCGAACGCTCACCACTACAAGCAAGAAAGTGGTCGAACTGCAGGACGCCAAGACGCTCCACGAGGCAAGGGCGGCCATCGAGGCCGAAGTGACACGCCTTGTGGAGCGCAAGGCGATCGAAGACGTCCGCCGCCTTACCGCTACAAACGCGATAACGACGAAACGTGGCGAGCTGACCGAGACATACGTGACAGCGGAGGTCCGGGATCATTTCACGCGAGAGACCGAACGCCTCGATCTCCGCAGAGTCACCCTCAACCGGACCGGACGAGGGCGCAACTCAGCGCTCGAACATCAGCCGAGCCTGCTTGGGTCACGACGTAACGCAGTCGTCGATCAGGTACTGAGCGAAGGGGAGCAGACGGCGCTCGGTCTGGCCGGCTTCCTCACCGAAGTGGAACTCGACAAGTCGCTCTCGAGCGTCGTCTTTGACGATCCTGTCTCATCGCTTGACGCGGAGCGGCGGTCAAAGGTTGCACTCCGCCTGGTCGAGCTGGCAAGCGAACGACAGGTAATCGTTTTCACACACGAGATCACCTTCGTTCATGCCCTGCTCAAAGCGGCAATGAGCAAATCGGTCGCCACCACAACACGATCAATTCAGCGAATGGGCGGTACTCAACCCGGCCTCATCGCCGAGCAGCTTCCCTGGGCGGCGAAGGACATCCCGGAGCGGATAAACAAGCTCGAGGCAGATCTGGCGCGCTTGCGAAGAGAGCGCGAGACTTTGACGGACGACGACTACACCGATCGGACCGCGCAGATCGCGGGACGACTTTCTGAGGCTCTTGAGCGGGCGATGAACCTGCTCATCGTCAATGAACTCGTCGATCGCGGAACGAACGAAGTGCAGACGAGGATGTTGAAGATCCTACCGAGATTCACGCAGGCTGACCACGACGAGTTTCAGGCGGCGTACTCGAAGACGTCGAGCTGGGCGGCACGGCACGACAACGCGCCAGAAGAGAACTATGTCGCGCCTACAGTCGATGAGCTTTGCGAGGAGGTCGCCTGGTTGAAGGTATGGCATGCCCGCGTGAAGCAATACGCGAGATGA
- a CDS encoding DUF3846 domain-containing protein, translated as MVRGIYLPADDREELVVRDFADASDYTRCVDGYFESVDVPDLGITIYVNEIGLLRRLPFNSRASFLWWYYVPAARESLLVGDAVIVGWPDADGESTDVPDAVLWLLTEPIEHGITVRLDNAPGSDVHPMSRLAQIVLPLTAGDPSLLMSSARFASYFDALAWALVLEQRWPEADGVKVVPLVEGRPRPDR; from the coding sequence ATGGTCAGAGGGATCTACCTCCCGGCAGATGACCGGGAGGAACTTGTCGTGCGTGATTTCGCGGACGCCAGCGACTACACGCGCTGCGTCGATGGGTACTTCGAATCCGTGGACGTGCCGGACTTGGGCATCACGATTTACGTCAACGAGATTGGGTTGCTTCGGCGGCTGCCGTTCAACTCGAGGGCGTCGTTTCTGTGGTGGTATTACGTGCCTGCCGCGCGGGAGTCACTGCTTGTGGGCGACGCTGTGATTGTCGGCTGGCCTGACGCCGATGGTGAGAGCACGGATGTTCCGGACGCGGTGCTGTGGCTGCTGACGGAGCCCATCGAGCACGGCATCACGGTCAGGCTCGATAACGCGCCCGGAAGCGATGTTCACCCGATGAGCAGGCTCGCCCAGATTGTCCTGCCACTGACGGCGGGAGATCCGAGCTTGCTCATGTCGTCTGCGCGCTTCGCGAGCTATTTCGACGCCTTAGCGTGGGCCTTGGTGCTTGAACAGCGCTGGCCAGAGGCAGATGGAGTCAAAGTTGTGCCACTCGTTGAGGGGCGGCCGCGACCGGACCGGTAA
- a CDS encoding site-specific DNA-methyltransferase, with protein MSEEVHETPSTTPNFQTELAAQLADLIPEAIADGKVDVEKLKELLDGDAADGSERFGLFWPGKKRALRAAQEPTTATLRPDIENSKDWDTTKNVFIEGDNLEVLKILQKHYHAKIKMIYMDPPYNTGKDFVYPDNYKEGLENYLQWTQQVNEQGKKLSTNSDTEGRYHSNWLNMMYPRLKLARNLLTRDGAIFISIDDSEVENLKRLAHEIFGEANFVATMIWAAGRKNDSRLVSVSHEYILVYVRDADYLREQQVTWRQRKKGLDEIYAQLARLQRTHGSDYNSMTEGMKAWYRGLPDSHPSKAHKHYAHVDRRGLYFPDNISWPGGGGPKYEVLHPLTQKAVKVPSRGWMTSDPAKMQSWIDDDRVHFGVDENSVPCIKSYLRDKEYQTPYSVFYQDGRAATKRLMNLFGSKVFDFPKDESVIESLIEMCTSSDDLILDCFSGSGTTAHAVMRANVEDGGSRRHIQVQLPEPTPSGSPARETGYSTIAELSRARIDLSGAAVLDAQASKGSTAEGTLDVGFRAYTLADTSFSKWKVSSDVDRNQLEQHLFDLRESSSADDASASDLLSEILLKQGYSLTEQISTLDVAGLSLQAVGGGVVLAYLDEHVKPTLEQLRAVVDEDPARLIVLEDAFQGDDQLKTNLAQLCKSKGIELWTA; from the coding sequence ATGAGCGAAGAAGTCCACGAAACACCATCTACTACCCCGAACTTCCAGACCGAGCTCGCAGCGCAGCTTGCCGATCTGATTCCTGAGGCCATCGCCGATGGCAAGGTGGACGTGGAGAAGCTCAAGGAACTGCTCGACGGCGACGCGGCCGACGGTAGCGAACGCTTCGGTCTGTTCTGGCCCGGCAAGAAGCGTGCCCTGCGTGCTGCGCAGGAGCCCACGACAGCAACGCTTCGTCCCGATATCGAGAACTCTAAAGATTGGGACACGACGAAGAACGTGTTTATCGAGGGTGACAACCTCGAGGTGCTGAAGATCCTGCAGAAGCATTACCACGCCAAGATCAAGATGATCTACATGGATCCGCCGTATAACACCGGTAAGGACTTCGTCTACCCGGACAATTACAAGGAGGGTCTGGAGAACTATCTGCAGTGGACTCAGCAGGTCAATGAGCAGGGAAAGAAGCTGTCGACGAACAGCGACACTGAAGGCCGCTACCACTCCAACTGGCTAAACATGATGTATCCGCGCCTCAAGCTTGCACGTAATCTACTGACGCGCGACGGTGCGATCTTCATCTCGATCGATGACTCAGAGGTTGAGAACCTCAAGCGGCTTGCGCACGAGATTTTCGGTGAGGCTAACTTCGTCGCGACAATGATCTGGGCAGCGGGCCGCAAGAATGACTCTCGCCTAGTGTCAGTTTCGCACGAGTACATCCTCGTTTACGTGCGCGACGCGGACTATCTGCGGGAGCAACAAGTTACCTGGCGCCAGCGGAAGAAGGGTCTCGATGAGATCTACGCCCAGCTCGCGCGTCTCCAGCGCACGCATGGTTCTGACTACAACTCGATGACCGAAGGAATGAAGGCTTGGTATCGAGGTCTGCCCGACAGCCACCCTTCCAAGGCCCACAAGCATTACGCACACGTGGACCGTCGGGGACTGTACTTCCCCGACAACATCTCCTGGCCAGGTGGCGGCGGGCCGAAGTACGAGGTCTTGCATCCGCTCACCCAGAAGGCGGTCAAGGTCCCATCGCGAGGATGGATGACGAGTGACCCGGCAAAGATGCAGTCCTGGATTGATGACGACCGAGTGCACTTTGGTGTCGATGAGAACAGCGTGCCGTGCATCAAGAGCTACCTGCGCGACAAGGAGTATCAAACCCCTTACAGCGTCTTCTACCAGGACGGCCGCGCAGCGACAAAGCGACTGATGAACCTCTTCGGAAGTAAGGTTTTCGACTTTCCGAAGGACGAATCGGTAATCGAGTCGCTGATCGAAATGTGCACGAGCAGTGACGATCTCATCTTGGACTGCTTTAGCGGGTCGGGAACAACGGCACACGCGGTGATGAGGGCAAACGTCGAGGACGGTGGATCAAGGCGCCACATTCAGGTCCAGCTGCCGGAGCCGACACCGTCTGGAAGTCCTGCTCGTGAGACTGGATACAGCACCATTGCTGAGCTGTCGCGGGCCCGCATCGACTTGAGCGGTGCAGCCGTCTTGGATGCCCAAGCCTCCAAAGGTTCTACCGCCGAGGGGACACTCGATGTCGGATTTCGGGCGTACACGCTCGCGGACACGAGCTTCTCGAAGTGGAAGGTGTCGAGTGACGTAGACAGAAATCAGCTCGAACAGCACCTCTTTGATCTGCGCGAGTCCAGCAGCGCTGATGATGCGTCTGCAAGCGACCTTCTGTCAGAGATTCTGCTCAAGCAGGGCTACTCGTTGACCGAGCAGATTTCGACGCTCGATGTGGCCGGCCTCAGCTTGCAAGCGGTTGGCGGTGGCGTTGTCCTCGCCTACCTGGACGAGCACGTCAAGCCGACGCTGGAGCAGCTTCGCGCGGTCGTTGACGAAGACCCCGCTCGCCTGATCGTCCTCGAGGACGCGTTCCAGGGCGATGACCAGCTCAAAACCAACTTGGCTCAGCTCTGCAAGAGCAAGGGCATCGAGCTCTGGACTGCGTGA